In the genome of Oncorhynchus nerka isolate Pitt River linkage group LG4, Oner_Uvic_2.0, whole genome shotgun sequence, the window AATTCAAATCGAAAATATCTGTATACTTGTAATGCAGGTGAAAGTAATAAACATTTACATTCCGTGTCCTACTAGTAGGAATGTTCATATTTTCCTTGCTCAGCCAGTGTTCATCATTTCAACAGGTGCTATGCTCGGCGGTGACTTGAACAACTCAAATGGCGGATGCCCAAGTCCAGTCCGTGAGTAACCTTGACAGACTACTCTACAATACCACTGCTACTGACAATACTACGCTCTAAGAAATCGGCGTACccagtgaaaaacaacaaattaATCCATTATCTTAGGCGCTAGACACAAAAATGCCCGTACTCTGATTTTGCTCCAACAATGATTGATTGAGATGCTCAAATGACAGAAAAACGTTTACACAAGTCTCAATAAATATCAGGATTTTGGAAATGCGGATGTTgctttaaaaaattttttttttaagcaaAGGGCCTGCTAAAAGACTAGAAAATGGAAAGGAAAGTGAAAAACATTTGATGCTTGACACATTGCCAAGAGTAATCATATACTCCACCCAGGTCCTTAGcagttcctctccctcccttctctgtcATTACCGTCACTTTAATTACCGAGAATGTTGACGTCAGCTGGCGTGCCTGGAATCCCCAGCACTTTCCTGGATCGACACCTGAGCAATGCAGAAGGGTggcaggtagagagggagacccAGAAGGTTCAGGTGTCACTGTCAACCCTCCCTCGGGGAGAAATCAAATCTAGCCCCAGGCTTTTGGACAGAGGGGGGTTGCCTAGCGTTATGGCTGAAGCATGCAGTCCAGGGATAGCTGAGGATATGATGTAAAGACATTTTGTCATGTTGACGTGCGTGTCACAGAACATGTTTTTCTGTGGAATCAATGTACTTTTTGCCGTGGATTGTTCACAGCTCACGAGCCATGCGAGATGACTAtggacacatatatatatatatatatatatacatatatatataattgttttTCAATCAAAGCATTGTTTGTCATCGAGTCGTGTGTTTGGGAGTACATCCAGTGATGTAgtgctatttattttatttttaggtgcaggagctatttaattttttttgtttttttctggtCATAATTTCTCAGTTTGTACCgacatactgtatgtagtcaATTGAATATCATTATAGAATATGCATAAAATACATCCTCCAATTGCAACGTCGGCCTATACCCACCACATTGTCTCAAGAAAATGTTATATTTCGAACGGAGATGGGCTGTCATCACTGCATCTGCatctcaatcagtttcatgggaaTGTGCATTTAGGATCTTGAGTGAATGTTTGGTGAGCGAATCAGAGCACACGGTGTTCAAACTATTAGtcttgtattttattttcaatccaAGCATAGACTCTATCCTGCCTGGTGGCGCACACTGTTGAGTTTTGTCCGGCATGATCAGTGAGCTAACTTCTAAAAGCTCCTAAGAAAGTGTTTTTGTTTAAAGTAATATTCTGTAGGCTTACTATGCTATTATATTTGGTTCTATTATGTAAAATACAAACTAATCATTAGGCCTATGTGATCTTGCAAGACACACTTGGACAGTAGGGCAAGTATATTCATTGCGTCGTAGCTTACCCGAGCCCCAAGTCCAAAACAAACTGTTTTGAGGACTGCCATTTTAGCAACCACTTGTAGGATTTTCTGTCTGCGGCTGTTATGTCGCATCTGGCCCGCTTTTAAGTGATTATTGCTCATTTAGATGATCGCATTGCACAAACCACGAGGTCTGATCCTCCATCTAATTTCCTCAGAGACCATATAGGCTCTTTGCTGTATGTCATATATAAGGTCCTTTTGAGATCGGTGATCATGAAAGAAAATACTTAACATCTGAGGTTCCATCTTCTAAGTACACTAAACAATTATTGCTGTGCCTAGGTGTTGATTTACCTACAAGCTGTTTTGTCATTTATCTTTGGATGTTCTCTCTTCCTTTTCCCCCTTCAGCTAATGGATACATCAGTGCCAGGGCCTCCCCGGGGCTCCTCTCGGTGTCCAACGGCAACAGCCTGGGGAAAGTAGTTCCGGCCAAGTCCCCACCTCCGCCTCAGAGCCCACAGATGGTCAACAGCCGCAAGCCAGACATCCGGGTAATCACCACTCAGGGTGGGAAGAGCCTGATGCAGATGGTGAGCTCAACCATGCCGAACCAGGTCTAACCAGGGCCAACCAGGCTTTACCAGACTAAATGGGACCCGTCTGTGTTTGGGCACCTTTTTTTTAATTGCATCAAAATAATAATTTACAGAGGGTGTGAATATTCCCCTTCTACAAACTTTGACACTTATTATGCACAGGTTTATCTCAGTTTCGTAAACAAGTGAAATCTAGCATGGAAGTTCCAGATTGCCAAAACACAACCTGTGCAATCTAGATTAAGCAAAGGTTATATAAAAAAAGATTGTATTATACACTATAGTATATCTGTGATATATATATTATCATTGACAAACAGAACCTTTTCTTCTCTATGAATAATGTCTTCTCTCCAGCATGACTTTTTAGTCAACGGTCGGTCTAAACTAGAGATGACTGTGTTTTGAGttcagagaaaggtcagtggtgtAATTATCTCCGCTCCCGTCCCTTTGCAGACAGATGATGAGCTGGAGATGGTGAGCGAGGTGAATCTTTCTCTCCCGTCACTCGCATGTGTCGATGACTGttgaccccccccaccccccctccatTCACATGGTCACAAGTGTGCAACGCAACTCGTCATTTTAAGCCCAAAGTATAGATGGTCTCTGTCTTTAGTCCAATGGCATGTGGCGGAATGGTCATGAGTTTATGGTTGCCATCTGACTGCATGTGGCTTTAGGGTCGAGGTTATGGGATTCCAGCAGGACTGCATATCGTCATTCAACTATGATCAGTTTGTGTATTTTAAGGGGGGAAATAAAGGTAGCTTTCAAGCAACGCTAGCATCTATCAGTGGGAACGTTAGCAGCAACTTTGGATGATTTTTCGCCGCACACCTCATTCGGCTCATCGACATTGTTTGTAGGCCCATTTTCTTCCGTCAAACCCTGACACCATTGGGTAGCATGACGGGTGTCATTTCCCTTGGCAGTTTGCCACCACCTCGCAGCACGTTCCCCGTCCATCTGGAAACTGCATGGGGTTACCCCAAACGATGAATGGCACACATTGAAAGGGATAGTTCACTTTTTGAAGTTTGCTTATTTCCAGCTAGAAATTTTAAGTGAACTATGACTTTAAGGCTCGCGTTCACCTGGCAATGCCACCACTACTATTATGTGTGTTGATGCATGATGTCACAAGATGTCTCCCAACACCACCTCTACCTAATACGAGAGACATTTTGAAAGTTGTAGCTTGTCATGAATCCAACCGTGTTGACATTCAAGCATGTCAATAGTTCCATTCATTGAATACACAGGGGTTTTAAACATGTCGCTCAGTTCTGTCCAACACCAAGGTTGAAATTCTTTGTTTAGTTGGTCTAAcagtctccctctcatctcctttcatcCTAGAATGCCCAGCGTTTGGCCGGTGCACAAGTGACCCAGATGCTCACCACACCGGTGGTCTCCGTGACAACGCCCAGCCTCCTGGCGCAGGGGATGCCCTTCTCCGCCATGCCGACAGCTTACAACACAGGTTACCTGAAGCATGAGCAGATGGCTACAAATGCTTATACATGCTTGTATTGTGTATATACCAgcggaggatggctcataatgtctggaatgcagtcaatggaatggcatcaaacccatGTGGTTGAtatcattccattgactccattccagacattattatgagccgtcctcccctcagcagcctccactgatatataCTGCACACACACTGTAGGTCAGGATTGCACAACTCTGTACACAGTCCTTCTGGTTTTCATTTCTCCCTGACTCTTGATGTTATCGAAGATCAGTAGTTTCAGAGTAGCAAAGAGTGAGTAACAACGAGCTGCAAAATGCACCACAGCTGCACAGAGAGTTTGAgttcctatatacagtagattaaGTTTGATTTAATAAAAAAATGACAGCACATGTACGGAAATGTGCAACAGTTTTCCCTCTGTTTTTCGCTTCCCTCAGAATACCAGCTGACGAGCGCTGACATCACCGCTCTCCATGCCCTGGCGTCACCAGGCGGCCTGCTGCAAGGCAACGCGCCATGGCAACAGTCTTTATCCCAGCAGCAAcatcaacaacagcaacaacttAGTCTGGCGTCGCTTAGCAACTTGGTGTAAGTCCATCCTTGCATTGCCACGTCACAAAGCAACCATGAAGCCCTCCTCCGTTCTCTCCAAACCACTGTCGACCTGTACATCAAAAACACTGACTGACCATTCCTGTCATGTAGCAAGTGTCCCTGTGTCATTTGTAGCTGCAAGCAATTCACATTCTTTGGAAGGGGTCTGTGAATTggtcttgactttttccacatcttgttacgttacagccttattctaaaatggattgttttttcccctcaacaATTTAGTGTCAgttttttttgtcattatgggatatcacatttgacaagtattcagaccatttactcagtactttgttgaagcccctttAGCAGCGGTTatagcctggagtcttcttggatatgacgatgggcacacctgtatttggggagtttctcccatttcttcTCCAggaatgttcgatcgggttcaactataggctctggctgggccactcaaggacattcagagacttgtcccaaagccattcctgcgttgtcttggctgtgtgattagggtcgttgtcctattggaaggtgatcCTTCGCTCCAGTCGgatgtcctgagcactctggagtacgttcatcaaggatctctctgtactttgctccagagaaactctggagctctgtctgtcagtgaccattgggttcttggtcaccttcctgacccaaggcccttctcccccgatttctcagtttttctaggaagagtcttggtggttccaaacttcttccattttaagaatgatagagaccactgtgttcttggggaccttcaatgctataGAAATGTTTAGGAatccttccccagatcggtgcctctacacaatcctgtctcggcgctctacggacaattccttcgatcttatggcttggtttttgctctgacatgcactgtcaactgttttatatagacaggtgtgcatttccaaatcatgtccaatcaattgaatttaccggtggaagttgtagaaacatctcaaggatgatcaatggaaaccggatgcacctaagctcaatttagagtctcatagcaaagggtctgaatacttatgtaaatgaggtatttctgttttagtcTTTTAATAAAATTGCAAACGTACATAAACTGTTTTTTcttcgtcattatgggttattgtgtgtagattgatgagggggaaaaaacaattgaatccatttcagaacgaggctttaacgtaacaaaatgtggaaaaagtcaaggtctgaatactttccaaatgcactgtattccTTTCCTCTGACGGGGCACCGATATGGACTGTCCTATTGTGCTGCGTTCTTACTCCACACACCGCTTTACGATGGCAGCATACAGGAAAGCGTATTTCCTTAGAACCTGCAAAGCTGTTAACGGGCGTGTCTTCCAGGCCTTAAGGAGAGAAGTCACGGTTTGTCCCAAACGGCAGAGGTGAAAATGGATCCCGCTGCTAGAACCAATAGCCCAGCCCagccgcgcacacacacacacacacacacacacacacacacagtagcctgTGTGACTGAGTGTTCTCTCTTGTCCACAGCATGTGGGGCATGGACAAACAGAGCGGGGAATTGTCTAGCCAGATCTCCAGTCTGGCAGCCAATCTGAGGTGAATGTGTACCTTCGGGTGGTTGGGGACTGTTCTCTATTCTATGTTTTCACACAATCCCTTTTCAGAACAATGTTATTCAGGACAATGTCAATTATACTGTGCGCAAAGTCTGGTATTATAAAGGGAGGGAGTTGCCTTTTCCACAGGGTGACATATTGGCATATTAGCTTTAACCATAGGACTGTCCAACATTGAATCTGGCAACACTGTCCAGAGATCACTTATGAAAATCATGAAATGTAATTTTCTGCACCTGCAAATGTTTTTCATGCTCCTATATTTGAAGAAATGGGATTGGGCTCAACTTCAATCTATTTCTGATCTCTCCGTAGATGTATTATCCATCGATGCTTGTTTAAATTGCTGTATAGATGGATAGGTAGATTGGTGAATACCCATACACCCCTTGCACACCTTTCACATGCATAGCTACATACTGTCATTTCCTTTTGCAAGTGTATCCAATGTTTCTTTCTCCCCACAGCGCCTCGCAGTCCAACCTCCTCTTGGGTAGAGATGAGTGGTTGGGCCGGTACTGTATTTGTCCGTACTGTGTAATGTCTGTGCGCTTTTGGCTGCCCCGGCATGTCATTTCTGTGATGGTGGTTTCCACCTTTTTCTTAAACTGGTGTAAGGTTACAAAATTCTGGAAACTTTACCACAGTTCCCAGGTTTTTCAGAAATTCTGGAATCGGGAATCCTCCAACCGGAATTTCTGAGAAACCCAGTTTCTGGATGATAATTTTCGATAGCCGCCATGATCCCTTTGCCAAATCACCTGCCTTCATACACAGGCAATTTCATGCTTTTTTAAAATTGCTGTTGCTTGTTTTTGTATGGATTTTGGGAGTTTGAAGTTGAATTTTGCTTGTCAATTGCTTGGAATGGATTTGAtcattgactcaaatggtgtTGCTACCACTATGCATTGTTGGTGCTCTTTGTGTCTGAAACTTCACATCAGAAGCCTGTCACTATGCTTGTTTTGCAGTTGATTGTCAGGTGAAACTGACTCTCATCCATCTtgtcttccttctctttcttaaTTTCCATCTCTGTGCTGTGGCTCATTGTCCATgtttcccctcccatctcctgcACTTCTCTCTCTGATGCTCAGGCCGGTGGGCCACATACCTCAGGGCGCCATGCTGACTGTCAACACCAACTCCAATGTGAGCATCAAGTCTGAACCCATCTCGCCCGGCCGAGACCGCCGCTCACCGTGCCCCCCGCCGTCCTCCTCTGGAGGGGGCATCCAGACGACCGTGCCCCCGCCACAGTACCCTGGTTCCCTACTGTGCCTGGAGCCACCAACCGGCCGTTCCCCCGCCCACAGCCTCAGCAGCAACGGCAGCTCCTACGAGGGCAATGACCGGGATGACCCTGGGGCAGGCGGCGGCAGTGCAACGGGCAACCGTGGCCGTTCGCTGCCTCCTGACTTCAGCCCTTCGGTGGAGCTCCTGCGGGCCCAGAATGAGGTGGAGCAGGAGGGAGCCAACATCAAACGCATGAGACTCGACGCGTGGGTCACATAGAGGCCACGCCACCAATGTCATCGACCCCTGAAGCACCCCGaacacagacccccccccccactgacATTTGCcacccaccaccacaccttcCCTGCCTCCTATCCAACCACTTACCCAGCTGCCCAGGACTCAGGGCTTGCGTTCCACCTGAAGGGAGGATGGTGTAGTGTGTTGGATTCTGAATGGGGCGGCGCAATGAATATGGGGGACTTGAGGATAGTGGATGGATTTAAAATGGAACATTCTCAAACGTTTCGACTGCTCGTTGCTGTTTATGCCACTTGTAAAAGGGACTAGATTCGTTGGACGACAGTCGACACGTCACGTATTTAGTTTGAGCACGACTGTATCGGTAACAGTATGATGGGTGGCTTTATGCTGTGTTTGCTCAACAAGTGCTGGTTGTTTTCACCGTGGGACTTGCTGCCATATTGACTGTTCAGTTCTGTTAGATATAATTAGCAGTTAGCAGTCTGTTTTCCAGgaagcccccccccccttcaaaATGCACTTTGGGAATGACTCTGTTTTGACGAGCGCTGTTTGCGACGATTGCTGGCTCTGCTTCATCGGTGGCACTGAGCGAAGAGACCCAGACGGGCAAAAACAGGATGTTCGGTCGGTTAGGGATACACAGGAATGGATCCTACCGCTGCCACCAATTTCCAACGCCCAAGCCTCAGGTGGTGGCACTCTGCGGTCAACTGGCACTGTCAGCCAAGGCCAAAATGAGCCCCTTACCAGAGTGCCGATATCAACCTCTTCTCCTAAATGCCAAATGCGGGTAGAGGGACACTGAAGAATATTGTTCAGTTATGACTGACAGCCTCTATGAAACAACAGTAAACACTCATAGCCTTTGTCTGCCCTCTCTCTGCTCAGATGCATTTGGAGTCATCATCACCTGTTTCCATTCTGATATTGAAGGAATTGTTGAAATCTTTGTTGCTCCAGAAATGAGGTTAGATGCAGGGATACGCATCAGAGGACTTCTAAAGGCTCATTCTACTAGTAGAAGACCCCAATGCAATGCACATTTTATGTTTTGTTTTGGACTTCTGGTTGCTCTCTTTAGGGAAGTATTTGGTATGTTGGCATTTTAGACCTGTTGTTAAAGGTTAAAACTGTTTAACTGTAGATCGTTTTGGGGGATGAAGAGTTAAACTTTGTATAAAATCACCCATTATCTAAAAGCGTTAGATGTTCCCTTAGCTTTCTGCAACTCTTTGCAATGTTTCAAAAGAGCTGTTACAGCAGAATTCAAAAACACATATTCTATATTTCTATAGCTTCAGTTGGCTTTTCAATACGGACGATGTGTGTAAATATGAATATATTTGCATAGACTTTGCTAGGTATCCCTAAAACAAACAATGTGGTCATTCTCTCAGTGGATCTGTTTGCATATGAGTGTGATTGTAATTTGGAGCTACGATGCAGTAGCCCGGGGAGCTTGTTTCAGTAACCTAATACAATGCTAGTGTTGATGGTGTGCACGTTTTCTCACTCGCTCTTTAGAGGCCTGCTTGGCTACAGTGTCAACATGTCCTTTGGCCTCACGCTCTGAACCCAATCCCCTATTATCAAAGTCAAATGATAGACCACTATAACACAAGTGATAGAAATGAAATGGATTCTACTATTGAAAGGAGCACAACGTGACATTTGCATTGAATCATGGCATTCAGTCTTAAAACGATCTAACTTTGAACTACAGTATACACTAAGGTTGAGCGAAAACAAAAGCGACTTTATTTAAAGTAAtttgccgatttaaaaaaaatatatattttatttttttgaatcAACTTTCTCCCATATGAAATCATGTTTTCATATGCTTCACACTCTGCCGTGAGCTTGGTCAAATGGACTTGTCCTATTTAACAATGTAAGTAGGTGGTGTTGATTTCTACAAATGTAACTGCTGTCCATTATGCAACAAAGATTTAGTTTCATTGCCTGCTCAGGTGAATCCCAGGGTTCAGTGCGTATGGCTGGCACCAGTGACTTATCTAGTGGGGTGCAACATTTCACATAGAAATGGAATGTCTAGAATGAAGAACAACAACAGGCCCAATTCGTTGACAAAGGGGGCTTTCTTTTCTACACACTACATTTTGTCTGAACTTGTCGTCACGCCCACCTCAGTCTGAGGGAGAGGTCCCTCTTTGGTTTATGAGACATTTGACACCACACTTAATTGGTTTTAACACCCTGTCTATTGCAGGTCACTCATGTACAAAATGTTCTAGTAATGTAGTCTCGACAATCTATGTTAAATGAAAAACCTGCatcctttttttcttttttttttcttgtgTAAAATGTTTTCTAGATCTTATTTTTCAAGTGTTAATTTGTGCTGGTGACAGTTACTTATTATTGTTGTATTATGGAGCTTTTATTTTTCTGGTATTTTGTGGAGGATATTCAACCTTTTTTAAAAAATTTAATCGCCCTTATATACATGATATGAAACTGGTTTCCTTTCTTGAAACAACTTGCTAAAATTGC includes:
- the LOC115128470 gene encoding myocyte-specific enhancer factor 2D homolog isoform X5, whose translation is MGRKKIQIQRITDERNRQVTFTKRKFGLMKKAYELSVLCDCEIALIIFNHSNKLFQYASTDMDKVLLKYTEYNEPHESRTNADIIETLRKKGFSGCESPEPEGEDSIDQSLLNDDKYRKTTEDLDILFKRYGVSSSVPPPTFSVPVTVQASNQNALQFSNPGNAMVTTSYVTSSSLSDNHHLSPQPPALQRSTGSPGLPQRPASAGAMLGGDLNNSNGGCPSPVPNGYISARASPGLLSVSNGNSLGKVVPAKSPPPPQSPQMVNSRKPDIRVITTQGGKSLMQMTDDELEMVSENAQRLAGAQVTQMLTTPVVSVTTPSLLAQGMPFSAMPTAYNTEYQLTSADITALHALASPGGLLQGNAPWQQSLSQQQHQQQQQLSLASLSNLVPVGHIPQGAMLTVNTNSNVSIKSEPISPGRDRRSPCPPPSSSGGGIQTTVPPPQYPGSLLCLEPPTGRSPAHSLSSNGSSYEGNDRDDPGAGGGSATGNRGRSLPPDFSPSVELLRAQNEVEQEGANIKRMRLDAWVT
- the LOC115128470 gene encoding myocyte-specific enhancer factor 2D homolog isoform X2, whose protein sequence is MGRKKIQIQRITDERNRQVTFTKRKFGLMKKAYELSVLCDCEIALIIFNHSNKLFQYASTDMDKVLLKYTEYNEPHESRTNADIIETLRKKGFSGCESPEPEGEDSIDQSLLNDDKYRKTTEDLDILFKRYGVSSSVPPPTFSVPVTVQASNQNALQFSNPGNAMVTTSYVTSSSLSDNHHLSPQPPALQRSTGSPGLPQRPASAGAMLGGDLNNSNGGCPSPVPNGYISARASPGLLSVSNGNSLGKVVPAKSPPPPQSPQMVNSRKPDIRVITTQGGKSLMQMNAQRLAGAQVTQMLTTPVVSVTTPSLLAQGMPFSAMPTAYNTEYQLTSADITALHALASPGGLLQGNAPWQQSLSQQQHQQQQQLSLASLSNLVMWGMDKQSGELSSQISSLAANLSASQSNLLLGRDEWLGRPVGHIPQGAMLTVNTNSNVSIKSEPISPGRDRRSPCPPPSSSGGGIQTTVPPPQYPGSLLCLEPPTGRSPAHSLSSNGSSYEGNDRDDPGAGGGSATGNRGRSLPPDFSPSVELLRAQNEVEQEGANIKRMRLDAWVT
- the LOC115128470 gene encoding myocyte-specific enhancer factor 2D homolog isoform X4, translating into MGRKKIQIQRITDERNRQVTFTKRKFGLMKKAYELSVLCDCEIALIIFNHSNKLFQYASTDMDKVLLKYTEYNEPHESRTNADIIETLRKKGFSGCESPEPEGEDSIDQSLLNDDKYRKTTEDLDILFKRYGVSSSVPPPTFSVPVTVQASNQNALQFSNPGNAMVTTSYVTSSSLSDNHHLSPQPPALQRSTGSPGLPQRPASAGAMLGGDLNNSNGGCPSPVPNGYISARASPGLLSVSNGNSLGKVVPAKSPPPPQSPQMVNSRKPDIRNAQRLAGAQVTQMLTTPVVSVTTPSLLAQGMPFSAMPTAYNTEYQLTSADITALHALASPGGLLQGNAPWQQSLSQQQHQQQQQLSLASLSNLVMWGMDKQSGELSSQISSLAANLSASQSNLLLGRDEWLGRPVGHIPQGAMLTVNTNSNVSIKSEPISPGRDRRSPCPPPSSSGGGIQTTVPPPQYPGSLLCLEPPTGRSPAHSLSSNGSSYEGNDRDDPGAGGGSATGNRGRSLPPDFSPSVELLRAQNEVEQEGANIKRMRLDAWVT
- the LOC115128470 gene encoding myocyte-specific enhancer factor 2D homolog isoform X6, giving the protein MGRKKIQIQRITDERNRQVTFTKRKFGLMKKAYELSVLCDCEIALIIFNHSNKLFQYASTDMDKVLLKYTEYNEPHESRTNADIIETLRKKGFSGCESPEPEGEDSIDQSLLNDDKYRKTTEDLDILFKRYGVSSSVPPPTFSVPVTVQASNQNALQFSNPGNAMVTTSYVTSSSLSDNHHLSPQPPALQRSTGSPGLPQRPASAGAMLGGDLNNSNGGCPSPVPNGYISARASPGLLSVSNGNSLGKVVPAKSPPPPQSPQMVNSRKPDIRVITTQGGKSLMQMNAQRLAGAQVTQMLTTPVVSVTTPSLLAQGMPFSAMPTAYNTEYQLTSADITALHALASPGGLLQGNAPWQQSLSQQQHQQQQQLSLASLSNLVPVGHIPQGAMLTVNTNSNVSIKSEPISPGRDRRSPCPPPSSSGGGIQTTVPPPQYPGSLLCLEPPTGRSPAHSLSSNGSSYEGNDRDDPGAGGGSATGNRGRSLPPDFSPSVELLRAQNEVEQEGANIKRMRLDAWVT
- the LOC115128470 gene encoding myocyte-specific enhancer factor 2D homolog isoform X1: MGRKKIQIQRITDERNRQVTFTKRKFGLMKKAYELSVLCDCEIALIIFNHSNKLFQYASTDMDKVLLKYTEYNEPHESRTNADIIETLRKKGFSGCESPEPEGEDSIDQSLLNDDKYRKTTEDLDILFKRYGVSSSVPPPTFSVPVTVQASNQNALQFSNPGNAMVTTSYVTSSSLSDNHHLSPQPPALQRSTGSPGLPQRPASAGAMLGGDLNNSNGGCPSPVPNGYISARASPGLLSVSNGNSLGKVVPAKSPPPPQSPQMVNSRKPDIRVITTQGGKSLMQMTDDELEMVSENAQRLAGAQVTQMLTTPVVSVTTPSLLAQGMPFSAMPTAYNTEYQLTSADITALHALASPGGLLQGNAPWQQSLSQQQHQQQQQLSLASLSNLVMWGMDKQSGELSSQISSLAANLSASQSNLLLGRDEWLGRPVGHIPQGAMLTVNTNSNVSIKSEPISPGRDRRSPCPPPSSSGGGIQTTVPPPQYPGSLLCLEPPTGRSPAHSLSSNGSSYEGNDRDDPGAGGGSATGNRGRSLPPDFSPSVELLRAQNEVEQEGANIKRMRLDAWVT
- the LOC115128470 gene encoding myocyte-specific enhancer factor 2D homolog isoform X3, with amino-acid sequence MGRKKIQIQRITDERNRQVTFTKRKFGLMKKAYELSVLCDCEIALIIFNHSNKLFQYASTDMDKVLLKYTEYNEPHESRTNADIIETLRKKGFSGCESPEPEGEDSIDQSLLNDDKYRKTTEDLDILFKRYGVSSSVPPPTFSVPVTVQASNQNALQFSNPGNAMVTTSYVTSSSLSDNHHLSPQPPALQRSTGSPGLPQRPASAGAMLGGDLNNSNGGCPSPVPNGYISARASPGLLSVSNGNSLGKVVPAKSPPPPQSPQMVNSRKPDIRVITTQGGKSLMQMTDDELEMVSENAQRLAGAQVTQMLTTPVVSVTTPSLLAQGMPFSAMPTAYNTEYQLTSADITALHALASPGGLLQGNAPWQQSLSQQQHQQQQQLSLASLSNLVMWGMDKQSGELSSQISSLAANLRPVGHIPQGAMLTVNTNSNVSIKSEPISPGRDRRSPCPPPSSSGGGIQTTVPPPQYPGSLLCLEPPTGRSPAHSLSSNGSSYEGNDRDDPGAGGGSATGNRGRSLPPDFSPSVELLRAQNEVEQEGANIKRMRLDAWVT